The following coding sequences are from one Halomonas sp. HAL1 window:
- a CDS encoding TRAP transporter fused permease subunit, which produces MSHKTDQEPTGLKDDAHAASAIPESIADGVDDDVVEPNRRLFTGWQFLLFAALAIAYSSFHLISLNVYPMETWSFRIVHIAGALILGYGLFAGARFAEDDHQASGAWIKWVSYALLIPAAYTLAQVFVMYQTLSGSAMRIDPSVENWHYGYPLMATTAGAIVLSWFYRQARHRFNPADLVLMVCAMASAGYLLVAYNTNIRMSTGTSFAPSGISWAAIAGSLLILELTRRVAGLALVVISAVFLTYVFAGPYLPGFLGYPGLSLQRFFSQVYTDAGILGPTTAVSSTYIILFIIFAAFLQASKVGDYFVNFAFAAAGRARGGPAKVAIFASGLMGMINGTSAGNVVSTGSLTIPLMKKVGYPARSAGAIEAAASTGGQIMPPIMGAGAFIMAEVTGIPYTEIAIAAIIPAILYFASIYFMVDFEAARKGMRGMRKDEIPLFSKLVKQVYLFAPIIILIVALFMGYSVIRAGTLATASAAVVSWISPNKMGLRAILKALQIAGTMSIQIIAVCACAGLIVGVISLTGVGARFSSLLLGLAGVSQLLALVFAMLISILLGMGMPTTAAYAVAASVVAPGLINIGIEPLIAHFFVFYFAVVSAITPPVALASYAAAGISGDNPMGTSVASFKIGLAAFIVPFMFFYSPAMLMEGSPMQILRVGVTATLGIVLLSGMVQAWFFGPVNAWQRVVMLVGAMFMIYGGIYTDVLGLAIGIVLFVMQRKLHGGGNKIAQAG; this is translated from the coding sequence ATGAGTCACAAAACCGACCAAGAACCCACTGGCCTCAAGGATGATGCCCACGCGGCTTCTGCGATACCAGAGTCTATTGCTGATGGTGTCGATGACGACGTTGTTGAACCCAATCGCCGCCTGTTTACGGGCTGGCAATTCTTGCTATTTGCGGCATTAGCGATCGCTTACTCAAGTTTCCATCTGATTTCACTCAACGTGTATCCGATGGAAACCTGGTCGTTTCGTATCGTACACATTGCCGGTGCGCTTATTCTGGGTTACGGGCTATTTGCCGGTGCCCGCTTTGCCGAGGACGATCATCAGGCGTCAGGCGCCTGGATTAAGTGGGTTAGCTATGCGCTACTGATCCCCGCTGCCTATACCTTGGCGCAAGTTTTCGTGATGTACCAAACGCTCAGCGGTAGTGCCATGCGCATCGACCCAAGTGTCGAAAACTGGCACTACGGCTATCCGCTCATGGCGACCACGGCGGGTGCGATTGTGCTGTCATGGTTTTACCGTCAAGCTCGGCACCGCTTCAACCCTGCCGATTTGGTGCTGATGGTTTGCGCGATGGCGAGCGCAGGCTATTTGCTAGTGGCTTATAACACCAATATCCGTATGTCGACGGGTACGTCGTTTGCGCCGTCAGGTATTTCCTGGGCGGCCATCGCAGGTTCTCTGCTGATTCTAGAACTTACTCGCCGAGTAGCTGGTTTAGCGTTAGTGGTGATTTCCGCAGTCTTTTTGACCTACGTTTTCGCCGGTCCTTATTTACCGGGCTTTTTGGGCTATCCGGGCCTGTCACTGCAGCGTTTCTTCAGCCAGGTGTACACCGATGCCGGTATCCTCGGGCCCACCACGGCAGTGTCATCGACCTATATTATTCTGTTCATCATTTTTGCCGCATTTCTTCAAGCTTCGAAAGTCGGCGACTACTTCGTTAACTTTGCCTTTGCCGCAGCGGGTCGTGCTCGCGGTGGCCCCGCTAAAGTGGCTATTTTCGCCTCTGGCCTGATGGGCATGATCAACGGCACATCGGCGGGTAACGTGGTTTCTACCGGCTCCCTGACCATTCCTTTGATGAAGAAAGTCGGTTATCCCGCGCGTAGTGCGGGTGCCATCGAAGCCGCCGCTTCAACCGGTGGGCAGATCATGCCGCCAATCATGGGTGCTGGCGCGTTCATCATGGCTGAAGTGACCGGTATTCCGTATACCGAAATTGCCATTGCGGCGATCATTCCTGCCATCCTCTATTTTGCCTCTATCTACTTTATGGTCGACTTTGAAGCCGCCCGTAAAGGCATGCGTGGCATGCGCAAGGATGAGATCCCGCTGTTCTCGAAGCTGGTGAAACAGGTTTACCTGTTTGCGCCCATTATTATCCTGATTGTCGCGCTGTTCATGGGCTACTCGGTTATCCGAGCGGGCACCCTGGCAACCGCTTCAGCCGCCGTTGTGAGCTGGATTTCGCCCAATAAAATGGGCCTTCGTGCAATCCTTAAAGCCCTGCAGATTGCGGGCACCATGTCGATTCAGATTATCGCCGTGTGCGCCTGTGCAGGCTTAATCGTCGGGGTGATTTCGCTGACGGGTGTCGGCGCGCGCTTCTCATCTCTGCTGCTTGGCCTCGCCGGTGTCAGCCAGTTGCTGGCGCTAGTATTCGCCATGTTGATCAGCATTTTGTTAGGTATGGGCATGCCGACCACCGCCGCCTATGCGGTGGCCGCGTCCGTCGTTGCGCCAGGCCTAATCAATATCGGTATTGAGCCACTGATCGCGCACTTCTTCGTGTTCTATTTTGCCGTCGTGTCGGCGATCACCCCGCCCGTTGCCTTGGCCTCTTATGCAGCCGCCGGCATTTCTGGCGACAACCCCATGGGCACGTCAGTGGCGTCGTTCAAGATTGGCTTGGCCGCGTTCATTGTGCCGTTTATGTTCTTCTACAGCCCGGCCATGCTGATGGAAGGCTCGCCGATGCAGATCTTGCGTGTTGGGGTGACTGCAACGCTGGGGATTGTTCTGCTGTCGGGCATGGTACAAGCGTGGTTCTTTGGACCGGTTAATGCTTGGCAGCGCGTTGTCATGCTGGTGGGGGCGATGTTTATGATCTACGGCGGTATCTATACCGACGTCCTCGGCCTCGCGATTGGTATCGTGCTATTCGTTATGCAGCGCAAGCTACACGGCGGTGGTAATAAAATAGCGCAAGCTGGCTGA
- the ligB gene encoding NAD-dependent DNA ligase LigB encodes MASGLVAWVFASLIGLVTFSAQAAECPDWSKERLTRESKALAEQVQRWDTAYHDEGVTLINDALYDQAVERLATWQRCLGNSPAHRPLSRVTRSSGTLDHPAAQRGLTKADDDGVRRFTSRREDLWIQPKVDGVAITLRYVDGELVEAVSRGDGERGQDWTSRARQLPDVPSTLPEPISAVLQGELYWRLTQHVQSRSPASGARGAVAGAMAQSSPTVATLERIGLFVWDWPDGPTGMDERLARLTALGFDTASYTQPLDDRRDATYWRDSWFNGPLPFATDGVVIKQAERPGVRSWSSSPPEWAIAWKYPAQQALAEVRGIEFRVGRTGRVTPLVWLNPVQLEGRRISRVSLGSLERWEALDVRPGDQVAIFLGGLTIPQLSEVVWHTQERSPLTPPSPQRFNLLSCFELTLGCDAQLLARLTHLGEQLGMQGIGEGTWQALMDAGVVTHLLDWLEVEPRQLKLAYGIGEVTAAALIEQFQVARSRPFSAWLSALGAPPGSESVRGDWDELAGYQREEWQAVSGVGRVRADALVAFFSHPDVQRMARQLQQAGVAGF; translated from the coding sequence ATGGCAAGTGGTCTCGTTGCGTGGGTATTCGCTAGCCTTATCGGGCTTGTCACGTTTTCCGCACAGGCTGCCGAGTGCCCTGATTGGTCGAAGGAGCGCTTGACTCGCGAAAGCAAAGCACTGGCCGAGCAGGTTCAACGCTGGGACACAGCCTACCATGACGAGGGCGTCACGCTGATCAATGACGCCCTCTACGACCAAGCCGTAGAGCGCCTAGCCACTTGGCAACGTTGCTTAGGTAATTCACCAGCCCATCGCCCGCTTTCGCGAGTTACCCGAAGCAGCGGTACTCTCGATCATCCGGCGGCGCAGCGTGGGCTTACTAAAGCCGATGACGATGGCGTCAGGCGCTTTACCAGCCGCCGCGAAGATCTATGGATTCAACCCAAGGTAGACGGCGTGGCGATTACGCTGCGCTATGTCGATGGCGAATTGGTTGAAGCCGTTAGCCGTGGCGATGGCGAGCGGGGCCAAGACTGGACGAGTCGGGCGCGCCAGTTACCCGATGTTCCCAGTACGCTGCCTGAGCCTATTTCTGCGGTGCTCCAAGGCGAATTGTACTGGCGGCTAACCCAGCACGTGCAGTCACGGTCACCCGCATCGGGTGCCCGGGGCGCCGTGGCGGGAGCAATGGCGCAGTCCTCACCTACCGTGGCCACCCTTGAGCGTATTGGCCTGTTTGTTTGGGATTGGCCCGACGGGCCTACTGGTATGGACGAGCGTTTAGCGCGTCTTACCGCGCTGGGCTTTGATACTGCCAGCTATACCCAGCCGCTAGATGACCGACGTGATGCCACTTACTGGCGCGATAGCTGGTTCAACGGCCCGCTGCCGTTTGCCACCGACGGCGTGGTCATCAAACAAGCCGAGCGCCCTGGCGTACGGAGCTGGTCATCGTCACCGCCGGAGTGGGCCATTGCCTGGAAATACCCCGCTCAGCAGGCGCTAGCGGAAGTACGCGGCATTGAATTTCGCGTAGGGCGTACCGGCCGTGTGACGCCGCTGGTGTGGCTTAACCCGGTACAGCTGGAGGGGCGTCGCATCAGCCGTGTTTCGTTAGGCTCGCTGGAGCGCTGGGAAGCACTGGATGTTCGACCTGGCGATCAAGTGGCGATCTTCTTGGGCGGGTTAACGATTCCCCAGTTAAGCGAGGTGGTGTGGCATACCCAGGAGCGCTCGCCGTTGACTCCGCCTTCACCCCAGCGCTTTAACCTGCTGAGCTGCTTTGAATTAACCCTTGGCTGCGATGCCCAGTTGCTGGCGCGGCTCACCCATCTTGGCGAGCAGCTTGGCATGCAGGGTATTGGTGAAGGTACCTGGCAAGCGCTGATGGACGCGGGCGTAGTCACTCATTTACTGGACTGGTTGGAGGTTGAACCACGTCAGCTAAAGCTGGCGTATGGCATTGGTGAGGTCACTGCCGCTGCGCTCATTGAGCAGTTTCAGGTTGCCCGTAGCAGGCCGTTTTCGGCATGGCTGAGTGCACTGGGGGCGCCGCCGGGTAGCGAGTCAGTTCGTGGGGATTGGGATGAGTTAGCAGGCTACCAGCGCGAAGAGTGGCAAGCCGTTTCTGGCGTCGGCCGGGTTCGTGCTGATGCGCTGGTAGCGTTTTTCAGCCACCCCGACGTGCAGCGCATGGCTCGGCAGTTGCAGCAGGCGGGGGTTGCAGGGTTTTAG
- the metK gene encoding methionine adenosyltransferase, with product MSEYSLFTSESVSEGHPDKIADQISDAVLDAIIARDKQARVACETMVKTGVAIIAGEITTSAWVDLETLVRDVIISIGYNSSDVGFDGATCGVVNLIGKQSVDIAQGVDRTKPEDQGAGDQGLMFGYATNETDSFMPAPIHYSHRLVERQAELRKNGLLPWLRPDAKSQVTFRYNAEGQPCGVDAIVLSTQHDPDIDQEDLRKMIKREVIEQVIPAEWLDEHTQYHINPTGKFVIGGPVGDCGLTGRKIIVDTYGGMARHGGGAFSGKDPSKVDRSAAYAGRYVAKNIVASGLADKCEIQVSYAIGVAEPTSVSIDTFGTGKIDDKQIVALVREHFDLRPYAITKMLDLLHPMYQLTAAYGHFGRAPFEHSYTWSDDKGEEHTETFTAFPWEKIDKADALRKAANL from the coding sequence ATGAGCGAATATTCCCTGTTTACCTCCGAGTCCGTCTCCGAAGGTCATCCCGATAAGATTGCCGATCAGATCTCTGACGCGGTGTTAGATGCCATCATCGCCCGTGATAAACAGGCGCGTGTTGCCTGTGAAACCATGGTAAAAACCGGGGTGGCGATCATTGCCGGCGAAATTACCACCTCCGCCTGGGTTGATTTAGAAACTCTCGTGCGCGATGTGATTATCAGCATCGGCTATAACTCGTCTGATGTCGGCTTTGATGGCGCGACTTGTGGCGTGGTTAACCTGATCGGTAAGCAGAGTGTCGATATTGCCCAAGGCGTCGACCGTACCAAGCCGGAAGATCAGGGCGCAGGCGATCAGGGCTTAATGTTTGGCTACGCGACCAACGAAACTGATTCGTTTATGCCCGCGCCGATCCACTACTCGCACCGTTTAGTCGAGCGTCAGGCCGAACTGCGTAAAAATGGCCTACTGCCGTGGCTGCGCCCGGATGCCAAGAGCCAGGTCACCTTCCGCTATAATGCCGAAGGCCAGCCTTGCGGTGTCGATGCCATCGTGCTTTCCACGCAACACGATCCTGACATCGATCAGGAAGATCTGCGTAAAATGATCAAGCGCGAGGTCATTGAGCAAGTGATCCCCGCTGAATGGTTGGATGAGCACACCCAGTACCACATTAACCCGACCGGCAAGTTCGTCATTGGCGGCCCGGTAGGCGATTGTGGCCTAACGGGGCGTAAGATCATCGTCGATACTTACGGCGGCATGGCACGTCACGGTGGTGGTGCATTTTCAGGCAAAGACCCCTCTAAAGTTGACCGCAGCGCCGCCTACGCGGGTCGCTATGTGGCTAAAAATATTGTTGCGTCGGGCCTGGCAGACAAGTGTGAGATTCAGGTCTCTTACGCCATTGGTGTGGCCGAACCCACCTCGGTCTCTATTGATACCTTTGGTACCGGCAAAATTGACGATAAACAGATTGTTGCGCTGGTTCGCGAGCATTTCGATCTGCGCCCTTACGCAATCACCAAAATGCTCGACCTGCTCCACCCGATGTATCAGCTCACTGCTGCTTACGGACACTTTGGTCGTGCGCCGTTCGAGCACAGCTACACTTGGAGCGATGATAAAGGTGAGGAACATACCGAAACCTTTACCGCCTTTCCGTGGGAAAAAATTGATAAAGCCGATGCGCTGCGCAAGGCGGCCAATTTGTAA
- the metF gene encoding methylenetetrahydrofolate reductase [NAD(P)H], with product MSSHEHPLGISFEFFPPNTDAGRDKLIHVRDELAARKPRFFSVTYGAGGSTQARTREVVRAVGESGITTAPHLSCIGSEKAQLRDLLAQYREEGVDSLVALRGDMPSGMGSIGELRYANELVEFIRTETGDHFDIAVAAYPESHPQAPNLDKDVENFARKMKAGANMAITQYFFTADAYFNFVDKARALGVEQPIIPGIMPITNYTKLARFSDACGAEIPRWIRKQLESYGDDSEAIAAFGTDVVSRLCQRLLDGGAPGLHFYTLNQAAPVLKVVDNLTD from the coding sequence ATGAGCAGCCACGAGCATCCGTTAGGCATCAGCTTTGAGTTCTTCCCGCCCAATACCGATGCTGGGCGCGACAAGCTGATCCACGTTCGTGATGAGCTGGCCGCCCGCAAACCGCGTTTTTTCTCGGTGACATACGGCGCCGGTGGGTCGACTCAGGCGCGTACCCGCGAGGTAGTGCGTGCGGTCGGCGAGAGTGGCATCACCACCGCGCCGCACCTTTCTTGTATTGGAAGTGAGAAAGCTCAGCTGCGCGACCTGCTGGCGCAGTACCGGGAAGAGGGCGTGGATAGCCTGGTAGCGCTGCGTGGTGACATGCCCTCCGGTATGGGAAGCATTGGTGAGCTACGTTATGCCAACGAATTGGTTGAGTTTATTCGCACGGAAACCGGTGACCATTTCGATATCGCCGTAGCCGCTTATCCTGAATCTCATCCACAGGCGCCTAATCTTGATAAGGATGTGGAAAACTTCGCGCGTAAAATGAAGGCGGGGGCCAACATGGCCATCACCCAGTACTTCTTCACCGCCGATGCCTATTTCAACTTCGTTGATAAAGCCCGCGCGCTGGGCGTTGAGCAGCCGATTATCCCCGGGATTATGCCGATTACCAACTACACCAAGCTGGCGCGTTTCTCTGACGCCTGTGGTGCCGAGATCCCGCGCTGGATTCGCAAGCAGTTGGAATCGTATGGTGATGACAGCGAAGCGATTGCCGCTTTTGGCACCGATGTGGTGAGCCGTCTTTGCCAACGGTTGCTGGATGGTGGTGCGCCAGGCCTGCACTTTTATACCCTTAACCAAGCCGCACCGGTGCTGAAGGTCGTCGACAACCTGACTGACTAA
- a CDS encoding AEC family transporter has protein sequence MDLAPAALVGPLLMLLSYVALGWLAAQRLKLDPRPIATLLVYLIAPFTIFRALMNGGPTPDYLLLTLALFILASLMALVVQRITRHRFGEHEAALLAFSSGTGNTGYFGLPIALILLPPEGVTLYLFCMLGINIYEFTVGFYLSARGRFSVRESLIKISRLPLIYAFLLALMLSALEVTIPTAVMSSLQVFPATYTLLGMMIIGMTLSQVTLAAWDSRFVATCLGLRYLLWPLVMLGAALILQWVAPLSTELALALLLIGVVPMASNVVVVAMELGIQPQKGALAVLVTTLLAPLLIPLYLGLMLRLTGLG, from the coding sequence ATGGATCTTGCACCTGCGGCCCTGGTTGGGCCACTACTGATGTTACTGAGCTATGTGGCGTTAGGCTGGCTCGCCGCCCAACGGCTTAAACTGGATCCTCGCCCGATTGCCACGCTATTGGTTTACCTGATTGCCCCCTTTACCATTTTCCGTGCATTGATGAACGGTGGCCCGACACCTGACTATTTGCTGCTGACATTAGCGCTGTTCATTTTGGCGAGCCTCATGGCGCTGGTGGTACAACGCATTACGCGCCACCGTTTTGGTGAACATGAAGCCGCCCTGCTGGCGTTCTCCTCAGGGACGGGCAACACCGGCTATTTCGGGTTGCCGATCGCGCTAATCTTGCTGCCCCCCGAGGGCGTCACTCTTTACCTGTTCTGCATGCTGGGGATCAATATCTACGAATTTACCGTAGGCTTTTACCTTAGCGCGCGCGGGCGCTTTTCAGTGCGTGAGAGCTTGATCAAAATTTCACGTCTACCGCTTATTTACGCCTTTTTATTAGCCTTAATGCTTAGCGCTTTGGAAGTAACCATCCCCACCGCGGTAATGAGTTCGCTACAAGTCTTCCCCGCTACGTATACGCTACTGGGCATGATGATCATTGGCATGACGCTCAGCCAAGTAACGCTTGCCGCCTGGGACTCACGCTTTGTAGCCACCTGTCTGGGCCTTCGCTATCTGCTCTGGCCGCTCGTCATGTTGGGAGCTGCTTTAATACTACAGTGGGTGGCACCTCTTTCCACGGAACTGGCCTTGGCACTGCTGTTGATAGGCGTGGTACCCATGGCTTCCAACGTAGTGGTGGTGGCCATGGAGCTGGGTATTCAGCCACAAAAAGGCGCGTTAGCCGTGCTGGTCACCACACTGCTCGCGCCGCTGCTGATTCCGCTTTATCTCGGTTTGATGCTGCGTCTCACCGGGCTTGGTTAG